From a region of the Thiorhodovibrio winogradskyi genome:
- a CDS encoding pentapeptide repeat-containing protein, giving the protein MPSHNHADLLTQARDTGQLKDIDLTGEDLSGADFSGLFLTEVRLDGANLSGANLRETWFKDCSLKDACLIGAELEEARFTSCILDGADLSEVKAEKADFSGSALDGVRFHRADLSRAELTGCVLGHADFTGALLFRVALAETDLTAAVFQQTDLTLAFARQAKLAGQRFPGCTLTQAMLDEADLSGADLSGLTIAQAFFAGADLRGAILENTQGRYAQFAGTRASQARFGGADLESAVFPGADLSAAQFTASHLRGALFSDAICIGVDFTDANLDYADFSRGDLSGARFNGAKLYLACMHRVDLDQVRLGQGKLSHIRPADKDLTEAEIWVAPA; this is encoded by the coding sequence ATGCCCTCGCATAACCACGCTGACCTCCTGACCCAGGCCCGGGACACTGGCCAACTCAAAGATATCGATCTGACCGGGGAGGATCTAAGCGGGGCGGATTTCTCCGGGCTGTTTCTCACCGAGGTGAGGCTTGATGGCGCCAATCTCTCCGGCGCAAACCTGCGCGAGACCTGGTTCAAGGATTGCTCGCTCAAGGACGCCTGCCTGATTGGGGCTGAACTCGAGGAGGCGCGCTTTACCTCCTGCATCCTTGATGGCGCCGATTTGAGCGAGGTGAAAGCAGAGAAAGCCGACTTCTCCGGCTCCGCGCTCGACGGCGTGCGCTTCCACCGGGCGGACCTGAGTCGTGCTGAGCTAACCGGCTGCGTCCTAGGGCATGCAGACTTCACCGGGGCGCTTTTATTTCGGGTCGCCCTGGCGGAAACCGACCTGACCGCCGCCGTGTTTCAGCAGACTGATCTGACCCTGGCTTTCGCGCGCCAAGCCAAACTGGCCGGGCAGCGTTTTCCTGGTTGCACCCTCACCCAGGCAATGCTCGACGAGGCTGATTTAAGCGGCGCTGACCTTAGCGGCCTCACTATCGCCCAGGCATTCTTTGCCGGGGCCGACCTCAGGGGCGCGATCCTGGAGAACACCCAGGGGCGCTATGCTCAGTTCGCCGGAACCCGTGCCAGCCAGGCGAGATTCGGCGGAGCCGATCTGGAAAGCGCGGTCTTTCCCGGCGCCGACCTGAGCGCCGCGCAATTCACGGCCAGCCACCTGCGGGGTGCCTTGTTCAGCGACGCCATCTGCATCGGCGTCGACTTTACCGATGCCAACCTGGATTACGCCGACTTCTCTCGCGGCGATCTGAGCGGTGCCCGTTTCAACGGGGCCAAGCTTTATCTGGCCTGTATGCATCGCGTCGACCTCGACCAAGTCCGCCTCGGACAAGGCAAGCTCTCCCACATTCGCCCCGCCGACAAGGATCTCACCGAGGCCGAAATCTGGGTCGCGCCAGCCTGA
- a CDS encoding DUF2169 domain-containing protein, with product MKVIKPDHLSLLPTIDAIAGESRLVLSLFAGFPLSAARDAHGQPALMEEADIWQALATALGEGDVFDAGRPKPRAEFLVQGACVPPKPIEICPVRVRVGQVVKELMVFGERFREGALGLPGQPEPFQRIPLSWQSTFGGAKMPANPFGKGRDLDASGRRPLPNVILAAEHPLSPGRDPSPASLQAVPVWWPSRSKHLGSFNARWLAAGGRELPMTTNPLVHMSASPDQWMEGFLTGDEDFELTHLHPSRPIISGTLPGLRTRAFVASPGKQPDQLREVETVADTLWFLPELDIGIICYRGILMIEDEDADDIGYVILGQESLAVAPLPADHYLEQARAALFPPDEEPFASQDARQPDQSPAAEPGASPPTEPPVESPAMADFHAEMARIQSESREMLAKMGYNQEQMAELVQKYEAQAKEMAKSLPDKSLPDKSLEEMLEEARIQTQAFTAKQCVTPEESLAAAQRHQPQPPSLEEIDAMLTKGQITPEAAGQMREAHAALAGFLAFLATMGAEKPIASSANQSAPRDGSTREGDLGQDETTSDPAGRDLSGRDFSGQDLSGRDFSGALLERARFDGANLSGALFTESVLTEAVFTRACCAGAVFAQADAWRANFQEADLSGADLAEADFTSGNFAGANLSQAKGSRAGFHQARMTGIQASQSRFPDADFSRADLTDALLEQADLSNADFDQAVLRGANLAQARAVNARFGGADLSGSVLAQALLRESRADAETSFRDADLRDSQAERAQWSGADLTATNLERATLTGADLSRARLSGAKLARSLAKNADFSKAVLDQADMRLANLMEASFALASLREARLTGANCFAADLRKTVLGGADLDQANLKRTLLDLEMLDALA from the coding sequence ATGAAGGTTATCAAGCCCGACCACCTCTCCCTGCTTCCCACCATTGACGCCATTGCTGGGGAGTCGCGCCTGGTGCTCTCTCTATTCGCTGGCTTTCCGCTCTCCGCCGCGCGCGATGCGCATGGACAACCGGCGCTGATGGAAGAAGCCGACATTTGGCAAGCCCTGGCGACGGCGCTGGGCGAAGGAGATGTCTTCGATGCCGGACGGCCCAAGCCGCGCGCCGAGTTCCTGGTCCAGGGCGCCTGCGTGCCGCCTAAACCTATCGAAATCTGCCCGGTTCGGGTTCGGGTGGGCCAGGTCGTCAAGGAACTCATGGTGTTTGGCGAGCGATTTCGCGAGGGAGCCCTTGGGCTCCCAGGGCAGCCCGAGCCCTTCCAGCGCATTCCGCTCAGTTGGCAGAGCACCTTCGGCGGCGCGAAAATGCCCGCCAATCCCTTTGGCAAGGGACGCGATCTGGACGCATCCGGACGCCGCCCGCTGCCGAATGTCATCCTGGCCGCCGAGCATCCCTTGTCGCCCGGCCGGGATCCAAGTCCAGCCAGCCTGCAAGCGGTGCCGGTCTGGTGGCCTTCACGCAGCAAGCATCTTGGATCTTTCAACGCGCGCTGGCTCGCCGCCGGCGGGCGCGAGTTGCCCATGACGACCAACCCGCTCGTTCACATGAGCGCATCTCCGGATCAGTGGATGGAGGGTTTTCTAACCGGCGATGAGGACTTTGAACTCACCCATCTGCATCCGTCGCGTCCGATAATCTCGGGAACCCTGCCCGGATTGCGCACCAGGGCCTTCGTGGCCAGCCCCGGCAAGCAGCCCGACCAGTTGCGCGAAGTCGAAACGGTCGCTGACACCCTGTGGTTTTTACCCGAGTTGGATATCGGCATCATCTGTTATCGGGGCATCCTGATGATCGAGGACGAAGACGCCGATGATATTGGCTATGTGATCCTTGGGCAGGAGTCCCTCGCCGTCGCACCCTTGCCCGCGGATCACTATTTGGAGCAAGCCCGTGCCGCGCTCTTTCCTCCGGATGAGGAACCCTTTGCATCCCAGGATGCGCGGCAGCCGGATCAGTCGCCCGCGGCGGAACCCGGGGCTTCGCCACCAACCGAGCCTCCAGTGGAGAGTCCGGCGATGGCGGATTTCCACGCGGAAATGGCGCGCATTCAGAGCGAAAGTCGGGAGATGCTGGCCAAGATGGGCTACAACCAGGAGCAGATGGCAGAATTGGTTCAGAAGTACGAGGCGCAAGCCAAGGAGATGGCCAAGAGCCTGCCCGACAAGAGCCTGCCCGACAAGAGCCTGGAGGAAATGCTGGAGGAAGCGCGGATTCAGACCCAAGCCTTCACCGCGAAACAGTGCGTTACCCCGGAAGAGTCGCTCGCGGCCGCGCAACGCCATCAGCCCCAGCCGCCGAGCCTGGAGGAGATCGACGCCATGCTGACCAAGGGACAAATCACCCCCGAGGCAGCCGGTCAGATGCGCGAAGCCCATGCCGCCCTCGCGGGCTTTCTCGCCTTCCTGGCGACCATGGGCGCCGAAAAGCCGATAGCCTCAAGCGCGAACCAAAGCGCGCCGCGAGACGGGAGCACGCGGGAGGGCGATTTGGGCCAGGACGAGACGACCTCGGATCCGGCCGGGCGCGACCTGTCCGGGCGGGACTTCTCTGGCCAAGACTTGAGCGGACGGGATTTTTCTGGCGCCCTGTTGGAGCGGGCTCGCTTTGACGGTGCCAACCTCAGCGGCGCGCTTTTTACCGAGTCGGTGCTGACCGAGGCGGTGTTCACCCGGGCGTGCTGCGCGGGGGCCGTATTTGCCCAGGCGGATGCCTGGAGGGCCAATTTCCAGGAGGCTGACCTTAGCGGGGCCGACCTCGCCGAGGCGGATTTCACCAGCGGCAATTTTGCCGGCGCCAACCTCAGTCAAGCCAAGGGGAGTCGCGCTGGCTTTCATCAAGCACGCATGACCGGCATTCAGGCCAGCCAAAGCCGCTTTCCAGATGCCGACTTCAGCCGGGCGGATCTCACCGACGCCCTGCTGGAGCAGGCCGATCTCAGCAACGCCGACTTCGATCAGGCCGTGCTGCGCGGCGCCAACCTCGCCCAGGCCAGGGCGGTCAATGCGCGTTTCGGCGGCGCTGACCTCAGCGGCAGCGTCCTCGCCCAAGCGCTGTTGCGCGAGTCGCGCGCCGACGCGGAAACCTCCTTCCGCGACGCCGACCTGCGCGATAGCCAGGCCGAGCGCGCCCAATGGAGCGGCGCGGACCTGACCGCAACTAACCTGGAACGCGCCACGCTCACGGGCGCCGACCTGTCCCGAGCCCGGTTAAGCGGGGCCAAGCTTGCCCGCTCTCTGGCCAAGAACGCGGACTTCTCCAAGGCCGTGCTTGACCAGGCCGACATGCGACTGGCTAATCTCATGGAAGCCTCTTTCGCCCTGGCGAGCCTGCGGGAAGCCCGGCTGACCGGCGCGAATTGCTTCGCGGCGGATTTGCGCAAGACAGTTCTCGGCGGGGCGGACCTGGATCAGGCCAACCTCAAACGCACCCTGCTGGATCTGGAGATGCTTGATGCCCTCGCATAA
- a CDS encoding SiaB family protein kinase: MQLASDYFELQQLTGNRGLIFSFVGFLSEGILYSLGEALKQKMTLDETDANVTRRVFSVFVEQVQNILRYSSERVISSPGQSSALSSGMISVGREADGFFVLCGNVMRQEEAITLDERLSAIAKLDKAGLKALYKEKLREPTDSDSGNGNVGLIEIARRSSRPIEFDFIPVAESKTFFCLKAYI; this comes from the coding sequence ATGCAACTCGCCAGTGATTACTTCGAGCTTCAGCAGCTCACCGGCAACCGTGGTCTGATCTTTTCCTTCGTCGGCTTTTTGTCCGAGGGCATTCTCTACTCCCTCGGCGAAGCGCTGAAACAGAAAATGACCCTCGACGAAACCGACGCCAACGTCACCCGTCGTGTGTTCTCGGTCTTTGTCGAGCAGGTGCAAAATATCCTGCGCTATTCCTCCGAGCGCGTCATCAGCTCGCCGGGGCAGTCGAGCGCGCTCAGCTCCGGCATGATTTCCGTCGGCCGCGAGGCGGATGGCTTTTTTGTGCTATGCGGCAATGTCATGCGCCAGGAAGAAGCCATCACGCTGGATGAACGCCTGAGCGCCATCGCGAAACTGGACAAGGCGGGACTCAAGGCACTCTACAAGGAAAAGCTCCGCGAACCAACGGACAGCGATAGCGGCAACGGCAATGTCGGCCTGATCGAAATCGCGCGCCGTTCGAGCCGACCCATTGAATTCGACTTCATCCCGGTCGCCGAGAGCAAGACCTTTTTCTGTCTCAAGGCCTATATCTAA
- a CDS encoding GGDEF domain-containing protein produces MIQYAKPREDGVTLFPYEEQMLDLAETMLHSLDDVPDGLPEGFKTLRDAYRQSYREARRLLRISDRLQLDLHDANRRLSEQTVQLQALNDKLHQEIQRRKTLEQELRRLATIDELTDISNRRHVLELGEHEVRRHRRSQKPLSLMLCDLDHFKEINDRHGHAVGDDALRFFAQLFRAELREGDIAGRLGGEEFLAILPQTDLDEAMLVAERLRARLAASPIPGSQANPQGPIKLSLSIGVAALTKDTPLNRAIARADHALYRAKHHGRNQVVADSPDFPCPLEASH; encoded by the coding sequence ATGATCCAGTACGCGAAACCACGTGAGGACGGTGTCACCCTCTTCCCCTACGAAGAGCAAATGCTCGACCTCGCCGAAACCATGCTGCACAGCCTTGATGATGTGCCCGATGGTCTGCCGGAAGGCTTCAAGACGTTGCGCGACGCCTATCGCCAGAGCTATCGCGAGGCGCGGCGACTGCTGCGCATCAGTGACCGGCTCCAACTCGACCTGCATGACGCCAATCGACGCCTGTCCGAGCAGACCGTCCAGTTGCAAGCGCTAAACGATAAGCTGCACCAGGAGATCCAGCGGCGCAAGACACTGGAGCAGGAATTGCGACGGCTGGCAACCATCGACGAGCTGACGGATATTAGCAACCGACGCCATGTCCTCGAACTCGGCGAACACGAGGTACGTCGACATCGCCGCAGCCAAAAACCCTTGAGCCTGATGCTTTGCGATCTTGACCATTTCAAAGAGATCAACGACCGCCATGGTCATGCCGTCGGCGATGATGCCCTGCGCTTTTTCGCCCAGCTCTTCCGCGCCGAACTGCGCGAGGGCGACATCGCCGGGCGCCTGGGCGGCGAGGAATTTCTCGCCATTCTGCCGCAGACCGATCTTGACGAGGCCATGCTGGTCGCGGAGCGCCTGCGCGCGCGTCTGGCCGCCTCCCCAATCCCCGGCTCCCAAGCCAATCCTCAGGGCCCCATCAAGCTGTCGCTGAGTATCGGCGTGGCGGCCTTGACCAAAGACACCCCTCTTAACCGCGCCATAGCCCGAGCCGATCATGCGCTCTATCGTGCCAAGCATCATGGCCGCAACCAGGTGGTTGCGGACTCGCCGGACTTCCCTTGCCCGCTTGAGGCCAGTCACTAG
- a CDS encoding DUF1987 domain-containing protein encodes MDTIHREATERSPELRFDFANHRFSLAGESYPEDAAAFFGPPIKAMADYLQSLSETSEPVVLELRMRYFNSSSAKALMNIFQLLERAAARGVPTHVRWLYDPEDDAMEEFGEDFAEDFEHGRFEMVPLTQNGGSSP; translated from the coding sequence ATGGACACTATTCACCGAGAAGCCACCGAACGTTCGCCCGAACTGCGCTTCGATTTCGCGAATCATCGCTTCTCCCTCGCCGGGGAGTCCTACCCCGAGGATGCGGCGGCTTTTTTTGGTCCGCCAATCAAGGCCATGGCGGATTATCTCCAGAGCCTGTCCGAGACCAGCGAGCCGGTGGTGCTCGAGTTGCGCATGCGCTACTTCAACAGCAGCAGCGCCAAGGCACTGATGAACATCTTCCAACTCCTCGAGCGCGCCGCCGCGCGCGGGGTACCAACTCATGTACGCTGGCTCTATGACCCCGAGGACGACGCCATGGAGGAATTCGGCGAGGATTTTGCCGAGGATTTCGAGCATGGGCGCTTCGAGATGGTGCCGCTCACCCAGAACGGGGGTTCATCGCCATGA
- a CDS encoding type VI secretion system Vgr family protein codes for MPELAQNAFTFISHGLAENTFSVVKFTGQEALSSLYSFDVLLVSELNDLDIEPILANPATLTIKSRAQGFADQPFHGILTSFEQLHQVGPYVFYRAELRPKMWWLTITRKNQIFLNMPADEFVAAVLKDGGLIAEVDFAIRLTQQFPPYDYACQYGESHFDFASRWAEHGGAYYWFEQGTIAERIICSDSLIAHVPLPGYETLSFSPSAGLHAHGNHGISSFTLKQRPLPQKVMLHDYNYMRPSLNMEAQAGIDDDQGFGEIHLWADRFRYLAGGQYLAKARAEMFKCMEKVFHGTSSIPGIRPGYLFTLTGHYRQDFNRQYLTTSVRHEGSQERWLVSGLGLDQLEDKDALYYRNVFECIPSTIQYRPLVRMKKPVVPGNLVAKIDAAGSGQYAEIDEHGRYKVIMPFDLSGRDGGKASCWLRMMTPYAGEGHGLHFPLLKGAEVMIGFEQGDIDRPFIAGAVFNPEKPNVVTDKNAAINIIRTPGGNEIVMGDERGKEFISLYSPSSDSSISLGSAPSGDPDDEPSYVQHTTGQSVFYGVGDAFSVFAGTNTSISGSYSNSISIGSSNSLTVGVNFSAGYGTGVSYNHGDMISLGNGSSEDFSKEKTITGLESVEISGGYSQALTAPLKQAYGALVLGLFGSASSAAGSVLTTDAFTKPYTKRMISDKKTGAALGITLSSVGVGLTIGTAVWIAKILKDWKAKTGPQAQGRITLNVDGVKIQSPKEVVIQVLNQVGQEVSSITVHGQGISLQGPEFHEQINNRIADIEQETRHIGTLSQAVENFKHIGENQRVQLQHSEEIIDELTQQCNTLKATARQGIKIDGKTIHLA; via the coding sequence ATGCCAGAACTTGCCCAGAACGCTTTTACCTTCATCAGCCACGGCCTTGCGGAAAACACCTTTAGCGTGGTCAAGTTTACCGGGCAAGAGGCGCTCTCCAGCCTGTACAGCTTCGACGTTCTTTTGGTTTCCGAGTTAAATGATCTTGATATCGAGCCGATCTTGGCCAACCCCGCGACCTTGACCATTAAATCCCGGGCACAGGGGTTCGCGGACCAGCCTTTTCACGGCATTCTGACGTCCTTTGAGCAACTCCATCAAGTTGGTCCTTACGTTTTTTACCGGGCGGAACTGCGACCAAAAATGTGGTGGTTGACGATTACGCGCAAGAATCAGATCTTTCTCAACATGCCCGCGGATGAGTTCGTTGCCGCCGTGCTCAAGGACGGCGGACTTATAGCCGAAGTGGATTTTGCCATCCGCCTGACGCAGCAATTTCCGCCTTACGACTATGCCTGCCAATATGGCGAGTCCCATTTCGACTTTGCATCGCGCTGGGCCGAACATGGCGGGGCTTATTATTGGTTTGAGCAAGGCACGATTGCTGAAAGAATTATTTGCTCCGATAGCCTGATCGCCCACGTGCCGCTCCCGGGTTATGAAACCTTGAGTTTTTCCCCGTCTGCTGGCTTGCATGCGCATGGCAACCATGGCATCAGCAGCTTCACGCTCAAGCAGCGGCCCTTGCCACAAAAGGTCATGCTGCACGATTATAACTACATGCGTCCGAGCCTGAATATGGAAGCTCAAGCGGGGATTGATGACGACCAGGGTTTTGGCGAGATTCATCTTTGGGCTGACCGTTTTCGTTATCTCGCCGGAGGCCAATATCTGGCCAAGGCCCGAGCGGAAATGTTCAAATGCATGGAAAAGGTCTTTCATGGAACATCCTCCATCCCAGGGATTCGACCCGGCTATCTGTTCACCCTGACTGGACATTACCGTCAGGATTTCAACCGCCAATATTTGACCACCTCGGTGCGCCATGAAGGCAGTCAGGAGCGCTGGTTGGTGAGTGGCCTGGGTCTCGATCAGTTGGAGGACAAAGACGCTCTCTATTACCGTAACGTCTTTGAGTGCATCCCCAGCACCATTCAGTACCGGCCGCTGGTGCGCATGAAAAAGCCGGTGGTACCGGGCAATCTGGTCGCCAAGATCGACGCCGCCGGCTCTGGCCAGTATGCCGAAATCGACGAACATGGCCGCTACAAGGTCATCATGCCCTTCGATCTATCAGGGCGGGACGGCGGCAAGGCCTCCTGCTGGCTGCGCATGATGACTCCCTATGCTGGCGAAGGCCACGGTCTGCATTTTCCCTTGCTCAAGGGCGCGGAAGTGATGATCGGCTTCGAGCAGGGCGACATTGATCGTCCCTTTATCGCGGGAGCGGTGTTCAACCCCGAAAAGCCCAATGTTGTCACGGACAAGAACGCGGCAATCAACATTATCCGCACGCCCGGTGGCAACGAGATTGTCATGGGCGATGAACGGGGCAAGGAATTCATTTCCCTGTATTCTCCAAGTTCGGACAGCAGCATCAGCCTCGGCAGTGCGCCATCGGGCGATCCCGACGATGAACCCAGTTATGTGCAACATACAACGGGTCAGTCTGTCTTTTATGGTGTCGGCGATGCCTTTAGCGTTTTCGCCGGTACCAATACCAGCATCTCCGGTTCCTATAGCAATAGCATTAGTATCGGCTCAAGCAACAGTCTCACTGTTGGCGTCAACTTCTCCGCGGGCTATGGCACGGGCGTATCCTATAACCATGGCGATATGATTTCCTTGGGGAATGGCAGTTCCGAGGATTTCTCCAAGGAAAAAACCATTACCGGGCTTGAAAGTGTCGAAATCAGCGGCGGTTACAGCCAGGCGCTGACCGCGCCCCTGAAGCAAGCCTATGGCGCGCTGGTCTTGGGACTATTCGGCTCTGCATCCAGCGCGGCCGGCAGCGTGCTGACAACGGATGCATTCACCAAGCCCTATACCAAACGCATGATCTCGGATAAGAAAACTGGCGCGGCCCTGGGTATCACCCTTTCCAGTGTGGGCGTGGGCTTGACTATTGGCACGGCAGTTTGGATCGCCAAAATTCTAAAAGACTGGAAGGCGAAAACCGGACCCCAAGCACAGGGACGAATCACCTTGAATGTCGATGGGGTGAAGATTCAATCGCCCAAAGAGGTTGTTATTCAAGTTCTTAACCAAGTCGGACAAGAAGTTTCGAGCATCACTGTGCATGGTCAAGGGATTTCTTTGCAAGGGCCTGAATTTCATGAGCAAATCAACAATAGAATTGCAGACATTGAACAGGAAACGCGTCATATCGGCACGCTTTCGCAAGCAGTAGAAAACTTTAAACACATCGGTGAAAACCAACGAGTTCAACTCCAACATTCAGAGGAGATAATCGATGAGTTGACGCAGCAATGCAATACTCTAAAAGCAACAGCTCGCCAAGGTATTAAGATCGATGGCAAGACCATCCATCTTGCATAA
- a CDS encoding complex I NDUFA9 subunit family protein has product MKKQLKACILGGTGFVGRELVQQLLVRGYQCRLPTRRPHRHRDLKLYPGVVVTPLSRLDTASLRELFNHCDLVVNLVGILNESARSSFQQVHVELVERMLEAARAAEVPRLLHMSALHATVPGQETAETSAYLKSKGAGEALALAAETPKATAFRPSVIFGRGDSLFNRFAGLIDWAPGFFPLACPGARFAPVWVGDVAEAMVRALDHPESIGRAYDLCGPRALSLRELVEYTAKVRGRRVRVIELSDKAAQRQARLFERLPGKPFTMDNYRSLQIDSLCAGDNGLVELGIAPTDIDLEVPRYLGTG; this is encoded by the coding sequence ATGAAGAAACAACTCAAGGCCTGCATTCTCGGCGGCACCGGCTTTGTCGGTCGCGAACTGGTTCAGCAACTGCTCGTGCGCGGCTACCAATGCCGACTGCCGACACGTCGCCCACATCGCCATCGCGATCTGAAGCTGTATCCCGGCGTTGTCGTCACTCCGCTCAGCAGGCTCGACACTGCCAGCCTAAGGGAGCTTTTCAACCACTGCGACCTGGTGGTCAATCTGGTCGGCATTCTCAACGAAAGCGCCCGCTCCAGCTTTCAGCAGGTCCATGTCGAGCTGGTCGAACGGATGCTTGAGGCAGCGCGCGCCGCCGAGGTACCGCGTCTGCTGCACATGAGCGCGCTCCATGCCACCGTACCCGGACAGGAAACGGCCGAGACCTCCGCCTATCTCAAGTCGAAAGGGGCGGGTGAGGCCTTGGCGCTGGCCGCGGAAACACCAAAGGCCACGGCCTTTCGACCCTCGGTGATCTTCGGTCGCGGTGACAGCCTGTTCAATCGCTTCGCCGGGCTGATCGACTGGGCACCTGGCTTTTTCCCACTCGCTTGTCCTGGCGCCCGTTTCGCGCCCGTGTGGGTGGGCGATGTCGCCGAGGCCATGGTGCGCGCGCTCGATCACCCGGAGAGCATTGGCCGCGCTTACGACCTCTGTGGTCCACGGGCACTGAGCCTGCGCGAACTGGTGGAATACACCGCCAAGGTGCGCGGGCGCCGGGTGCGCGTTATAGAGCTAAGCGACAAGGCCGCACAACGCCAGGCGCGACTGTTCGAGCGCCTGCCAGGCAAGCCCTTCACCATGGACAATTACCGCTCCCTGCAAATCGACAGCCTCTGCGCAGGGGACAATGGTCTGGTCGAACTTGGCATCGCCCCGACTGACATCGACCTGGAGGTGCCGCGCTATCTTGGCACTGGCTGA
- a CDS encoding DUF3540 domain-containing protein, protein MQHCTVLPFVQPLPASALVSGEQPPITHGRVESLGENHSLVRLQDGRLVEARLAYGCLTPPQAGDMVLTYVASRKQAFVLGVLESARTQRALETTEELVLKAPRLRLEGGANLSLQAPELDLTGARARVGFLHLDLTLSRLTARIAQMGAFVDSMRIKARSLIQDLHQSLRRVRDMDTTHCAQMRITVQDAYRLKTGTANLQAEGKLSMDGKRVDIG, encoded by the coding sequence ATGCAACACTGCACCGTCTTGCCCTTCGTTCAACCCCTGCCCGCGTCCGCTCTTGTCTCGGGCGAACAGCCGCCTATCACCCACGGACGGGTGGAAAGCCTGGGTGAAAACCACAGCCTGGTGCGCCTGCAAGATGGGCGCCTGGTGGAAGCACGGCTGGCCTATGGCTGTCTCACCCCGCCGCAGGCTGGTGACATGGTGCTCACCTATGTCGCGAGCCGCAAGCAAGCCTTCGTCCTCGGCGTGCTGGAGTCCGCGCGGACGCAGCGCGCCTTGGAGACCACTGAAGAACTGGTGCTCAAGGCGCCGCGTCTGCGCCTCGAAGGCGGCGCCAATCTCTCCTTGCAGGCACCCGAGCTTGACCTGACTGGAGCGCGCGCGCGGGTCGGCTTTCTGCATCTGGATCTGACCCTCTCCCGCCTGACGGCGCGCATCGCTCAGATGGGAGCTTTTGTCGACAGCATGCGCATCAAGGCGCGCTCGCTGATCCAAGACCTGCATCAGAGTCTGCGTCGCGTGCGCGATATGGATACCACCCACTGCGCCCAGATGCGAATTACCGTGCAAGACGCCTACCGGCTCAAGACAGGGACCGCCAACCTCCAGGCCGAGGGCAAGCTGAGCATGGACGGCAAGCGGGTGGACATTGGCTGA
- a CDS encoding DUF4258 domain-containing protein, translating to MCAQNDDELSMNIGFFIDPQTDAPHIYEHRVSEIEIEEILHSPADDRPGKDGSRVALGRTSGGRFLRVIYVPDPEPNSVFVITAYEISGKPLVAFRRRHRRKQR from the coding sequence ATGTGCGCACAGAACGATGACGAGCTGTCAATGAACATAGGTTTCTTCATAGATCCTCAGACGGATGCACCGCACATCTACGAGCATCGTGTCTCTGAGATCGAAATTGAAGAAATCTTGCACAGCCCCGCCGATGATAGGCCTGGTAAAGATGGGTCGCGGGTCGCTCTCGGACGCACGTCAGGTGGAAGATTCTTGAGGGTCATCTATGTTCCTGATCCAGAACCAAATAGCGTCTTCGTAATCACTGCTTATGAGATCAGTGGCAAACCACTGGTTGCCTTTCGGCGCAGGCATCGGAGAAAACAGAGATGA
- a CDS encoding RpnC/YadD family protein — MTADTQATDTSDKPDYDSPWKEALERFFPEFLALLFLAIYDQIDWRVAPEFLDKELQQIGGNSPRGRRYADKLVRVRAKDGSDLYVLIHVEVQGDAESDFSARMFLYQTRLRDRYNIDVVSLAVLTDTSPSFRPKSFRHARWGCGIVFRFPMVKLLDYTTPERWAELEASDNVFALVVMAQIRAKVTDDAETLKRWKFRLMRLMYERGYERVLIEELFRIIDWMVRLPEKLEAEFRQELYALEEQYHMPYVTTVEQAGIEKGKILGMEQGVQQGEARTLLRQLDQKFGPEVVQTHRERIEQAELAQLDTWLGRILSAETPETIFH, encoded by the coding sequence ATGACAGCCGACACCCAAGCCACTGACACCAGCGATAAACCCGACTACGACAGCCCCTGGAAAGAAGCCCTGGAGCGGTTCTTCCCGGAGTTTCTCGCGCTACTGTTCCTGGCTATCTATGACCAGATCGACTGGCGCGTAGCACCGGAGTTTCTTGACAAAGAACTCCAGCAGATCGGCGGCAACAGCCCGCGCGGTCGCCGCTATGCGGATAAACTGGTTCGAGTGCGCGCTAAAGATGGCAGCGATCTGTATGTGCTGATCCATGTCGAAGTTCAAGGCGATGCTGAAAGCGACTTTAGCGCACGGATGTTTCTGTATCAGACCCGCCTGCGTGATCGTTACAACATCGATGTCGTCAGCCTGGCGGTCCTGACCGACACCAGCCCCAGTTTTCGCCCCAAGTCATTTCGCCACGCTCGCTGGGGCTGCGGGATCGTCTTTCGCTTCCCCATGGTCAAACTGCTCGACTACACCACTCCCGAGCGCTGGGCCGAGCTGGAAGCGAGCGATAATGTTTTTGCCTTGGTGGTGATGGCTCAGATTCGCGCCAAGGTGACTGATGATGCCGAAACCCTGAAACGCTGGAAATTCCGTTTGATGCGCCTGATGTATGAGCGCGGCTATGAGCGGGTGCTGATTGAAGAGCTCTTCCGCATCATCGACTGGATGGTGCGCCTGCCCGAGAAGCTGGAAGCCGAATTTCGCCAAGAACTCTATGCACTAGAGGAGCAATACCACATGCCTTATGTCACTACGGTTGAACAAGCCGGGATTGAGAAGGGGAAGATTCTGGGGATGGAGCAGGGAGTGCAGCAGGGCGAAGCCAGGACATTGCTGCGCCAACTTGATCAAAAATTCGGCCCGGAGGTCGTGCAAACGCACCGCGAGCGCATTGAACAAGCCGAACTTGCGCAACTCGACACCTGGCTGGGCCGCATTCTCAGCGCCGAGACCCCCGAGACCATCTTCCACTGA